Proteins from a single region of Candidatus Woesearchaeota archaeon:
- a CDS encoding polyprenyl synthetase family protein, with protein sequence MFDEYRTSLKRFLESYLKTQATRYQKVNNWSTDTSQKLIPFTTSGKLLRGSFVLFIAQALGNKETKKNLPVAAAVELIHSSLLIHDDIIDRDELRRGSKTIHEQYKTTSPLLHDATHYGIAQAICVGDLGFVFATDLIVKSTQAAKLMTLFSQEISNTIFAQMEDVHFTLSPKWPTPLAIEKMYLYKTARYTFSLPFKAGAILAQANPTTQKRLEKLGETLGLLFQLKDDELGLLGDEKKTGKPVGSDIREGKKTIHMHLLLKNTTKTETRQILSIIGNKHCSTQDIIYIQTLIKQKGIDQLLQKRMQTLAKNALAQIKQLPFQTKDKEQLISLTNYLLIRES encoded by the coding sequence ATGTTTGACGAATACAGAACATCTCTCAAAAGATTTCTTGAAAGTTATCTTAAAACACAAGCAACACGATACCAGAAAGTCAATAATTGGAGCACCGATACTTCTCAAAAACTAATTCCATTCACCACCAGCGGCAAACTTCTTCGGGGCAGTTTTGTTCTTTTTATCGCACAAGCTTTAGGCAATAAAGAAACCAAAAAAAATCTCCCTGTTGCCGCAGCAGTAGAACTCATACATTCTTCGTTATTGATCCATGATGATATCATTGACCGAGATGAGCTGCGACGTGGTTCTAAAACAATCCATGAACAGTATAAAACAACATCACCCTTACTCCACGACGCCACGCATTATGGCATAGCACAAGCGATCTGCGTAGGAGATTTGGGCTTTGTTTTTGCAACTGATCTTATTGTAAAATCAACTCAAGCAGCAAAATTGATGACTCTATTCTCACAAGAGATTAGTAATACTATCTTTGCCCAAATGGAGGACGTTCACTTCACCCTATCACCAAAATGGCCCACGCCTCTCGCCATTGAGAAGATGTATCTTTACAAGACAGCACGCTACACCTTTTCATTACCATTCAAAGCTGGTGCGATACTCGCCCAAGCCAATCCTACAACCCAAAAGAGACTAGAAAAATTAGGAGAAACATTAGGCTTGCTCTTCCAACTCAAAGATGATGAACTTGGCCTTCTGGGTGATGAAAAAAAGACCGGAAAACCCGTTGGTTCGGATATACGAGAAGGAAAGAAAACAATACACATGCATCTGCTCTTAAAAAACACAACAAAAACAGAAACAAGACAAATCCTCTCAATCATAGGAAATAAACACTGTTCAACTCAAGACATTATCTACATCCAAACTCTCATCAAACAGAAAGGAATAGATCAACTTCTGCAAAAAAGAATGCAAACCTTAGCAAAGAATGCTCTTGCGCAAATCAAACAACTCCCTTTCCAGACAAAAGATAAAGAACAACTTATTTCTCTTACAAACTATCTTCTAATACGGGAATCATAA
- a CDS encoding DUF3458 domain-containing protein — translation MSRMFKYYPTDFGELTVKVEHFDLFFDIFDDHTTVVSTLHAHVLAKPIKELILNAKEMQIHDVTGSVPLTWKYKSPFLHVTFTKPLKAKTQFTITSKHTIIPSKNVLEGLYYDETPAGAPPTQITQCQQWGFQRLVPCIDDMTAKCTYTTTICADSRYTNLITNGDLVKGPVPIDKVSIDQKDNKKDKKYQKDKKDKSSRVEVIYKNTKTPMATYLFFLGVGTYATFTRILEYPSGRSFTLELLVPPKTKADLAQKALEILHDSILWIHLFTGPDRYKNEPVAQELWSLLKEREERRAAKKDVRALATKIKELAKGHHWGYSYTGTVYREIGMQNSDFGGMENVGNTTITTNRIIPFAEMTDRGFEYLMQVKVHEFYHNLNGSEVTGRSPFEIWLNEAVTVFIELGYHTFHFGNDYSRLQRVLTLLSPEAGTLTQDVGAASLPIEPEGFNDPNELITSITYVKAPEFVRMIETMLGREVFNKGLNLYYQRYKHSNATRQQWIACMEEVSGVSLQAMATTWLKKTGYPIVKVEKRYDVLYKRLVVTLTQVNAKENDFWTFPFQLAACDENGNVLYETTVMMDALRKEVTFLLHRQPAFLSCNKGYSFYGKVEYATTRQELFLQVRKEKDIVGRFLAWYQLIDQEKMRLLKAPSAEVDKSITDLYLELLCDSSLMMSAGAQFLAIFEAVDDEKYAHRYQELFTVKKKILSAIAHRYTDKIISLYDRIGKEKVPTGTYLDQQSFLLKQRSYLLLCLGLLAQLDTKAVHSELEKQIGSTNATTRLTALRLLLNSNAPRRHVFIKEEEKLAAGNLVRWETYLLTLASCDTVEVFDYIKRAEESPHFRIEQTNDQRALYATFANNRKMSLQTTQGRALLKRVILKLAFVNEYTTGRLLQVFGNVDKMEEKYHVPIVQMLVDILHAVPVEKAASVHNTTKRLLKGLPLAVAAYEKEKGKIKELKEK, via the coding sequence ATGAGTCGGATGTTTAAGTATTATCCCACTGATTTTGGGGAGCTTACTGTTAAAGTCGAGCATTTTGATTTGTTTTTCGATATCTTTGATGATCATACTACTGTGGTCTCAACTTTACATGCACATGTTCTTGCTAAGCCGATCAAAGAGTTAATTCTCAATGCCAAAGAGATGCAAATTCATGATGTCACAGGCTCAGTTCCTCTCACATGGAAGTATAAGTCTCCATTCTTACATGTTACATTTACAAAACCACTTAAAGCTAAAACTCAATTTACGATTACTTCTAAGCATACAATTATTCCTTCTAAGAATGTGCTGGAAGGACTTTATTATGATGAAACTCCTGCTGGTGCTCCTCCAACGCAAATTACACAGTGCCAACAATGGGGATTTCAACGCTTGGTGCCTTGTATTGATGATATGACGGCAAAGTGTACATATACGACAACAATTTGCGCAGATTCTCGTTATACCAATCTGATTACGAATGGGGATTTAGTGAAAGGTCCAGTACCTATCGATAAAGTATCTATCGATCAGAAAGATAATAAGAAAGATAAGAAATATCAGAAAGATAAAAAAGATAAGAGCAGTCGTGTTGAAGTTATTTATAAGAATACCAAGACGCCGATGGCGACGTATTTATTTTTCTTAGGTGTTGGGACGTATGCAACATTTACACGTATACTGGAATATCCTTCTGGACGTTCGTTTACTTTAGAATTATTAGTTCCACCAAAGACAAAAGCTGATCTTGCGCAGAAAGCACTGGAAATTTTGCATGATAGCATATTGTGGATTCATCTCTTCACTGGTCCTGATAGATATAAAAATGAACCTGTTGCTCAAGAACTCTGGTCTCTTCTTAAAGAACGTGAAGAACGGCGTGCTGCTAAAAAAGATGTTCGTGCTCTTGCTACTAAAATAAAAGAACTCGCAAAAGGACATCATTGGGGATATTCCTATACTGGGACAGTGTATCGTGAGATCGGTATGCAAAATTCAGATTTTGGTGGGATGGAGAATGTGGGAAATACCACTATTACTACGAATAGAATTATTCCTTTTGCAGAGATGACGGATCGTGGTTTTGAATATTTAATGCAAGTTAAAGTGCATGAGTTTTACCATAATCTTAATGGGAGTGAAGTAACGGGTCGTAGTCCTTTTGAAATTTGGCTTAATGAAGCCGTCACAGTATTTATTGAACTAGGATATCATACATTTCATTTCGGTAATGATTATTCTCGGTTACAGCGAGTGTTAACATTACTCTCCCCTGAAGCAGGTACATTAACACAGGATGTTGGCGCAGCGTCATTACCAATTGAACCAGAAGGATTTAATGATCCTAATGAACTTATTACTTCCATTACCTATGTTAAAGCGCCTGAATTTGTGCGTATGATTGAAACCATGCTTGGTCGTGAGGTTTTCAATAAAGGTCTTAATTTGTATTACCAGAGGTACAAGCATAGTAATGCTACTCGTCAACAATGGATTGCGTGTATGGAAGAAGTATCGGGTGTTTCGTTACAAGCAATGGCAACGACGTGGCTTAAGAAAACGGGGTATCCTATTGTTAAAGTTGAAAAACGCTATGATGTTTTGTACAAACGTCTTGTTGTTACGCTTACACAAGTTAATGCGAAAGAGAATGACTTTTGGACGTTTCCGTTTCAACTTGCTGCATGTGATGAGAATGGCAACGTATTGTATGAAACGACAGTTATGATGGATGCTCTTCGTAAAGAAGTTACGTTTTTACTTCATCGTCAACCCGCATTTTTATCTTGCAATAAGGGATATTCATTTTATGGGAAAGTAGAATATGCTACCACCCGTCAAGAACTCTTTTTACAAGTACGTAAGGAAAAAGATATTGTTGGTCGATTTTTAGCATGGTATCAATTAATCGATCAAGAGAAGATGCGTTTGCTTAAAGCACCTTCTGCTGAGGTTGATAAGTCAATTACAGATTTATATTTAGAATTGCTTTGTGATAGTTCTTTGATGATGTCAGCTGGGGCGCAATTTCTGGCAATCTTTGAAGCAGTAGATGATGAGAAATACGCACATCGTTATCAAGAGTTATTTACTGTGAAGAAGAAGATTTTAAGCGCTATTGCGCATCGTTATACTGATAAAATAATTTCATTGTATGATCGAATTGGAAAAGAAAAAGTTCCAACAGGGACATATCTTGATCAGCAGTCATTCTTACTTAAACAACGATCGTATCTCTTACTTTGTTTAGGCTTGCTGGCTCAATTGGATACTAAAGCTGTGCATTCTGAGTTAGAGAAACAGATTGGATCAACGAATGCAACAACACGTTTAACCGCGTTGCGTTTGTTGCTTAATAGCAATGCACCACGTCGTCATGTGTTTATTAAAGAAGAAGAAAAGCTTGCAGCGGGAAATTTAGTGCGCTGGGAAACGTATCTCTTGACTTTGGCTAGTTGTGATACTGTGGAAGTGTTTGATTACATCAAACGGGCTGAAGAGAGTCCTCATTTTCGTATCGAGCAAACCAATGATCAACGTGCGTTGTATGCAACTTTTGCAAATAATCGTAAGATGTCCTTACAAACTACTCAAGGTCGAGCTTTGTTGAAACGAGTGATTCTTAAATTAGCGTTTGTGAATGAGTATACTACTGGTCGGCTTTTACAAGTGTTTGGCAATGTGGATAAAATGGAAGAGAAGTATCATGTTCCTATTGTACAAATGTTGGTGGATATACTTCATGCTGTTCCAGTTGAGAAAGCAGCAAGTGTTCACAATACGACGAAACGGCTGTTGAAAGGGTTACCTTTGGCTGTTGCTGCGTATGAAAAAGAGAAAGGTAAAATTAAAGAATTGAAAGAGAAGTAG
- a CDS encoding LamG domain-containing protein produces MHKRGGWFLVLLVLLAGVVLGVTWTTLLVTDFNGGTYTSTSFRDGAVRTNLTTNITGNYTSPILNTGYLAVQWNWINWTRETCYGYGCELPNFLGVETGYLNTTNMTGNVLLYHFDNVSAEQTKGNETHDFSGMNTNGTWGAPGTRPSLNTTSRFGKSYHFNGSSYVNLGDVLETTINGTYTISAWVYPNSSTGQILAKYNPTAGRRQWSFDINTNKFRNVVYGALSGTPARIYSTDATFAANKWYHVVYVGNIPADTYAIYVNGTEAAGTKASSVVTSFADSIEPVTLGGAASAGSFEGYIDELAIWNRTLSKEEIENIYKRGMSLNLSVRSCDDALCSGETFTDVINDTPSQALSLANNTYFQYRFEFTSLSANITPALYNVTVNYLDVSYLVPEWSTLGMMLILVIVGSGFFIMNRKENF; encoded by the coding sequence ATGCACAAAAGAGGTGGATGGTTTTTAGTACTTCTAGTTTTACTTGCTGGTGTTGTTCTTGGTGTAACTTGGACAACTCTGCTCGTTACCGATTTTAATGGTGGAACATATACTAGCACTTCGTTTCGTGATGGTGCGGTGCGTACCAATCTTACAACTAATATCACTGGAAATTATACTAGTCCAATTTTGAATACAGGATACCTTGCAGTTCAATGGAATTGGATCAATTGGACGCGTGAGACTTGTTATGGGTATGGATGTGAACTTCCCAACTTTTTAGGTGTAGAAACGGGGTATTTGAACACGACGAATATGACGGGCAACGTGTTATTATATCATTTTGATAATGTGTCAGCTGAACAAACAAAAGGAAATGAAACACATGATTTTAGTGGAATGAATACGAATGGGACATGGGGCGCACCAGGAACTCGCCCTTCTCTTAACACGACTTCACGATTTGGAAAATCATATCATTTTAATGGGTCGTCTTATGTAAATTTAGGAGATGTGTTGGAGACGACGATTAACGGGACGTACACGATTAGTGCATGGGTATATCCAAATTCTAGCACGGGACAAATATTGGCAAAATACAATCCAACAGCAGGTAGACGACAATGGTCTTTTGATATTAACACTAATAAGTTTCGAAACGTGGTTTATGGTGCTTTAAGTGGAACTCCCGCAAGAATATATTCTACAGATGCAACATTCGCAGCGAATAAATGGTATCATGTGGTGTATGTGGGAAATATTCCTGCAGATACCTATGCAATTTATGTAAATGGAACTGAGGCGGCAGGTACAAAAGCCAGTAGTGTGGTTACTTCTTTTGCAGATTCGATTGAACCGGTTACATTAGGTGGTGCGGCAAGCGCAGGTTCGTTTGAAGGGTATATTGATGAGCTTGCCATTTGGAATCGCACTCTTTCTAAAGAAGAGATAGAGAATATCTATAAGCGTGGCATGTCGTTAAACTTAAGTGTTCGATCGTGTGATGATGCGCTTTGCAGTGGTGAAACTTTTACGGATGTAATAAATGACACTCCCTCACAAGCGTTGAGCTTAGCTAACAATACTTATTTTCAGTATCGATTTGAGTTTACTAGTTTGAGCGCAAATATTACGCCGGCTTTGTATAATGTGACTGTGAATTATCTTGATGTTTCATATCTGGTGCCGGAATGGAGTACGTTGGGCATGATGTTGATTTTAGTTATTGTTGGGTCAGGGTTTTTCATCATGAATCGCAAAGAAAATTTTTGA
- a CDS encoding 50S ribosomal protein L15e, protein MSLYKHIRETWKKPKENLDALWKERLIAWRREPTSIRIERPTRLDRARSAGYKAKQGFVMVRQRVIRGGHTRPKPAGGRRSKRFGRRLNLHQSYQYVAEVRAQKRFTNLVVLNSYWVAEDGRYRWFEVIMVDPSHPVIKSDKNINWICSPENKSRVFQAKTSAGQRMRSS, encoded by the coding sequence ATGAGTTTATACAAACATATCCGCGAAACGTGGAAAAAACCTAAAGAAAATTTAGATGCTCTTTGGAAAGAGAGATTAATCGCTTGGCGTCGTGAGCCTACTTCTATTCGTATCGAACGACCTACTCGTCTTGATCGTGCTCGTTCTGCTGGCTACAAAGCAAAACAGGGTTTTGTTATGGTTCGCCAACGTGTTATTCGTGGGGGTCATACCCGTCCTAAACCTGCTGGTGGTCGCCGTTCAAAACGGTTTGGAAGACGACTTAATTTACATCAAAGTTACCAATATGTAGCAGAAGTTCGTGCACAAAAAAGATTTACTAACCTAGTCGTTCTTAACTCTTATTGGGTTGCTGAAGATGGTCGGTATCGCTGGTTTGAAGTGATCATGGTTGATCCTTCCCATCCTGTGATTAAATCTGATAAAAATATCAATTGGATCTGCAGTCCAGAGAATAAGAGCCGTGTGTTCCAAGCAAAAACTTCTGCTGGGCAACGTATGAGAAGCTCATAA
- a CDS encoding AAA family ATPase — protein sequence MVKKSKGIQRSPKVKLVKMTKQKVSLKKRVLLKNKNLEDGRGRAKDGKKVKAGRKVATLLPAPKNKSLVSSSSSSRSLLRSSHTSLPKSSHTSLSRSLHTSLNKSPHKPMDKSQERYVHTGITGLDHLFEKGIPKATSVLVAGGAGSGKTILCLQSLIHAAQQGEKCLYISFEESEQRLKEHISDFGWDWKKLESNGTLKIVRKDPFILSTNIEAIFAHAKGELLIDLNDILEIIPQGFHPQRIVIDSLTALASSFAGQDLGYRLFMENFFRYLETLHVTTFLISETGQVPVKLSSYGAEEFLADGVIVLYSLRKQSVRENAIEVLKMRGAKHQKKIVAMQITDKGIQVYPDQEVFEKI from the coding sequence ATGGTTAAAAAATCAAAAGGTATTCAGAGAAGTCCAAAGGTTAAGTTAGTTAAGATGACTAAACAAAAAGTCTCGTTGAAGAAGAGGGTCTTGTTGAAAAACAAAAATTTAGAGGATGGGCGCGGTCGCGCAAAAGATGGGAAAAAAGTAAAAGCTGGAAGAAAAGTTGCTACACTTTTACCAGCGCCTAAAAATAAATCTCTTGTTTCTTCTTCTTCTTCTTCTCGGTCTCTTCTTAGGTCTTCTCATACCTCTCTACCTAAGTCTTCTCATACTTCTCTATCTAGGTCTCTTCATACATCGCTAAATAAATCTCCCCACAAGCCTATGGATAAATCTCAAGAGAGATATGTGCATACGGGTATCACTGGATTAGATCATCTTTTTGAAAAAGGAATTCCGAAAGCAACGTCAGTTCTTGTGGCGGGAGGCGCTGGTTCTGGAAAGACTATCCTTTGTCTTCAATCGTTAATTCATGCTGCGCAACAGGGTGAGAAGTGTCTTTACATTAGTTTTGAAGAATCTGAACAGCGTTTAAAAGAGCATATTAGTGATTTTGGGTGGGACTGGAAAAAGCTTGAGAGTAATGGAACGTTGAAAATAGTACGAAAAGATCCATTTATTTTATCTACAAATATAGAAGCAATTTTTGCTCATGCTAAAGGCGAATTGCTCATAGATCTAAATGATATTTTAGAAATTATCCCTCAAGGGTTTCACCCGCAACGAATTGTCATTGATTCGCTGACTGCGCTTGCATCTTCCTTTGCAGGCCAAGATTTAGGGTACCGTTTATTTATGGAGAATTTTTTTCGCTATTTGGAAACATTACATGTGACCACATTTTTAATATCTGAGACTGGACAGGTTCCGGTAAAATTATCTTCTTATGGGGCAGAGGAATTCCTTGCTGATGGGGTTATTGTGCTTTATTCTTTACGAAAGCAAAGTGTACGGGAGAATGCTATTGAAGTGCTTAAAATGAGGGGAGCAAAACATCAGAAAAAGATTGTGGCAATGCAAATAACGGATAAAGGAATTCAAGTATATCCAGATCAAGAAGTATTTGAAAAAATTTAA
- a CDS encoding ribose-phosphate diphosphokinase yields the protein MIITSCGNSIPIAKAIAKALKAKFSPLTISSFPDNDIYMKYNVDVKKQIVVIVHSLQPNPDTSLFDVTFAAHTAKDLGAKKVILVAPYLSYMRQDKRFHPGEAITSRIMAKMLNPCIDHLITIDPHLHRYKSLRDIFTMKTSCLTANNILAKYIKTHFNHPVIIGPDWESYQWAEDIAKEVGTQVTIMEKTRFSSRHVTSKMIHPVMLKDREIVVVDDILSTGHTICEAAKNAYNAGAHRVGAVVVHGLFVEDARSKLKKAHVNDLASTNTIEHPTNRIDVTELLVEELKKIIK from the coding sequence ATGATCATCACATCCTGTGGTAATTCTATTCCCATCGCCAAGGCAATTGCCAAAGCACTCAAAGCCAAGTTTTCTCCATTAACCATATCCAGTTTTCCAGATAACGACATTTACATGAAATACAATGTTGATGTGAAAAAACAGATCGTTGTAATCGTTCATTCATTACAACCCAATCCTGACACATCCCTATTTGATGTCACCTTTGCTGCTCATACTGCCAAAGATCTTGGGGCAAAAAAAGTAATTCTCGTCGCCCCCTATCTTTCGTATATGCGTCAAGACAAACGCTTTCATCCAGGAGAAGCAATAACCAGCCGCATCATGGCAAAAATGCTGAATCCTTGCATTGATCATCTTATTACTATTGACCCCCATCTTCACCGCTACAAATCATTGCGTGACATTTTCACCATGAAAACAAGCTGTTTGACCGCCAACAACATTCTTGCCAAATATATTAAAACACATTTTAACCACCCCGTAATTATTGGACCTGATTGGGAATCCTATCAATGGGCAGAAGACATTGCCAAAGAAGTAGGAACACAAGTCACCATCATGGAAAAAACACGCTTCTCATCACGACACGTTACATCTAAAATGATTCATCCCGTAATGCTTAAAGATCGTGAAATCGTTGTTGTCGACGACATTCTCTCTACCGGTCATACCATTTGCGAAGCCGCCAAGAACGCCTATAACGCTGGTGCACATCGTGTTGGAGCCGTGGTTGTGCATGGATTATTTGTCGAAGACGCCAGGAGTAAATTAAAGAAAGCACACGTCAACGATCTCGCATCAACCAATACCATTGAACACCCAACCAATAGAATTGATGTGACAGAGTTGTTAGTAGAAGAATTAAAAAAGATAATTAAATAA
- a CDS encoding DoxX family membrane protein codes for MDFRNKRLVMVIRILFGLFMTFSGVSGLMAGSSLEGIPAPMVETMKVLLSTGIFHMIKVTEIVAGLMLVFNFLPALAAIFLAPVSVGIVVFNLMLQPMYAIMGVVVCLFNGYFGFVYWEKYKALFSRK; via the coding sequence ATGGATTTTAGAAACAAAAGATTAGTTATGGTAATCCGCATTCTTTTTGGGTTATTTATGACGTTTAGTGGTGTAAGTGGACTTATGGCTGGTTCTTCTCTTGAAGGTATTCCCGCGCCAATGGTTGAGACAATGAAAGTTCTCTTGAGTACAGGGATATTTCATATGATTAAAGTGACGGAAATTGTTGCAGGTTTGATGCTCGTGTTTAACTTCTTGCCTGCGCTTGCTGCGATCTTTCTTGCACCAGTTTCAGTGGGTATTGTTGTATTTAATTTGATGCTACAACCAATGTATGCTATTATGGGCGTTGTTGTATGCCTGTTTAATGGGTATTTTGGATTTGTGTATTGGGAGAAATACAAAGCGTTGTTTAGCAGAAAATAA
- a CDS encoding cob(I)yrinic acid a,c-diamide adenosyltransferase, translating to MKIYTKIGDQGKTTFFGCGLISKSDPRIETFGALDELNSVIGVTLCFVEDEGIKSCLMRIQNDLFQLGADLGGSKLAKDSMPRIRDEHVKELEEAIDALDEKLGAQQSFILPGGTKESAFLHLARVITRRAERCLVQAQEVIEINPETLRYVNRLSDYFFMLARSANKEVNVKEQQPIYKYFGKE from the coding sequence ATGAAGATCTATACAAAAATTGGTGATCAGGGAAAAACAACTTTTTTTGGTTGCGGACTTATCTCAAAGAGTGATCCACGTATTGAAACATTTGGCGCTTTGGATGAGTTGAATTCAGTGATTGGTGTGACATTATGTTTTGTAGAAGATGAAGGAATTAAGAGTTGTTTGATGCGTATTCAAAATGATCTCTTTCAACTTGGTGCCGATCTTGGTGGCAGCAAGTTAGCAAAAGATAGCATGCCACGTATTCGAGATGAACATGTGAAAGAATTAGAAGAGGCAATTGATGCTCTTGATGAAAAGTTGGGTGCTCAGCAGTCATTTATTTTACCTGGCGGTACGAAAGAGAGTGCGTTTTTGCATTTGGCTCGAGTGATTACTCGTCGTGCGGAGAGATGTCTTGTACAAGCGCAAGAAGTCATCGAAATTAATCCAGAAACATTACGTTATGTTAATCGGTTGAGTGATTATTTCTTTATGTTGGCTAGATCTGCGAATAAAGAAGTGAATGTGAAAGAGCAGCAGCCGATTTACAAGTATTTTGGGAAGGAGTAG
- a CDS encoding adenosylcobalamin-dependent ribonucleoside-diphosphate reductase, which translates to MAELHQHAIREIVKRDGRVVAFNEEKVANAIFKAAQSVGGSDRELALQLAHEALHFLEEKIKKGTPSVEQVQDAVERLLIEKGHARTAKAYILFRHKRDEERERRALILGHEHSAENLDFSSEALRILERRYLRKDEQGMLQESPQQMLWRVAFAVALADGSYGASKQDIEQTAAQFYQIMSQLVFFPTTPTLMNAGAPIAQLHACYVLPIEDSMESIFGTLNDAAVIHQQGGGTGFSFSRLRPKRDLVRHHVGVAPGPLSFLRVYDAALDVIKQGGIRPGANMAVLRVDHPDILRFIEAKRDQASLKNFNISVGVTDRFMKAVEEDKEYYVRNPRTEKYVGKMRARDVFAVITQNAWKTGDPGLLFLDEINRRHPAKHLGEIETTNQCGEAPLLPHEACALGSIDVSKYVITKSVREDTRNTQKTVQSDTSDTVLDLDWARLGRDIKTSIHFLDNVIDVNKYPRLEMEEATKRTRKLGLGIMGFADVLFQLSLKYDSEQALEFADRLMGFVRESAYEMSQELAKKRGVCPAWKGSDHEKNGIKMRNMTCLALSPTGTRSIFADCSASCEPIFAISYQRTLLTSSELVYLNKHFEAVAKERGFYSPDLMRRVSMRGSIQQIKEIPKDVRDVFVTAQDINPSWHIKMQAVLQKHVDNAISKTINFPRIAAIKDVEEAYMLAWKSKCKGITIYRDGSYEDQVITVGDGS; encoded by the coding sequence ATGGCTGAACTTCATCAACATGCAATCCGCGAAATTGTAAAACGCGATGGACGAGTTGTTGCGTTTAATGAAGAGAAAGTAGCCAATGCTATCTTTAAAGCAGCGCAATCGGTGGGTGGCAGTGACCGAGAGCTGGCGTTACAATTAGCTCATGAGGCGCTTCATTTTCTTGAAGAGAAGATTAAGAAAGGAACGCCTTCTGTAGAGCAGGTTCAGGATGCTGTTGAACGGTTGCTTATTGAGAAGGGTCATGCTCGAACAGCAAAAGCCTATATTTTGTTTAGACATAAACGTGACGAGGAACGTGAACGACGCGCGTTGATATTGGGTCATGAACACAGTGCGGAGAATCTTGATTTTTCTTCTGAAGCTTTACGTATTTTAGAACGCCGTTATTTACGCAAGGATGAACAGGGTATGCTTCAAGAAAGTCCTCAACAGATGCTTTGGCGTGTTGCGTTCGCGGTTGCTTTAGCTGATGGTTCTTATGGTGCATCTAAACAAGACATTGAACAAACAGCTGCTCAATTTTATCAGATAATGTCACAATTAGTATTTTTTCCCACTACTCCTACTTTAATGAATGCAGGAGCGCCAATCGCGCAACTTCATGCGTGTTATGTTCTTCCCATTGAGGATAGTATGGAAAGTATTTTTGGCACACTTAATGATGCCGCTGTCATTCATCAACAAGGTGGAGGAACCGGTTTTAGTTTTTCTCGTTTGCGTCCAAAGCGGGACTTAGTACGTCATCATGTTGGTGTTGCTCCTGGGCCTTTGTCATTTCTTCGTGTTTATGATGCGGCATTAGACGTTATTAAACAGGGAGGTATACGACCTGGTGCGAATATGGCTGTGCTGCGTGTTGATCATCCGGATATATTGCGATTTATTGAAGCAAAGCGAGATCAGGCATCACTGAAGAATTTTAATATCTCGGTAGGTGTTACTGATCGTTTTATGAAAGCAGTAGAAGAAGACAAGGAGTATTATGTACGCAATCCTCGTACTGAGAAATATGTGGGTAAAATGCGGGCGCGGGATGTGTTTGCTGTTATTACACAAAATGCGTGGAAAACTGGTGATCCTGGTCTGTTATTTTTAGATGAAATAAATCGTCGACATCCAGCTAAACATCTCGGAGAAATTGAAACTACTAATCAATGTGGCGAAGCTCCTCTTTTACCTCATGAAGCGTGTGCTTTAGGCAGTATTGATGTAAGTAAATATGTTATAACTAAATCTGTGAGAGAGGATACACGCAATACACAGAAAACCGTGCAGAGTGATACTAGCGATACTGTACTGGATCTGGATTGGGCACGCCTAGGTAGAGATATTAAAACGTCTATTCACTTTTTAGATAATGTTATTGATGTTAACAAATATCCTCGTTTAGAGATGGAAGAAGCAACAAAACGAACGAGGAAATTAGGGTTAGGAATAATGGGTTTCGCGGATGTTTTATTTCAACTTTCTTTAAAGTATGATTCTGAGCAAGCTTTGGAATTTGCTGATAGGTTAATGGGGTTTGTTCGCGAGTCTGCGTATGAAATGTCTCAAGAATTGGCGAAGAAGAGGGGTGTTTGTCCTGCGTGGAAAGGGTCAGATCATGAAAAAAATGGGATCAAGATGAGAAACATGACGTGTCTGGCGTTATCTCCTACGGGCACGCGCAGTATTTTTGCTGACTGTTCTGCAAGCTGTGAACCCATTTTTGCTATTTCGTATCAACGAACATTGTTAACTTCAAGTGAGTTGGTATACTTAAACAAACATTTTGAGGCGGTGGCAAAAGAGAGGGGATTTTATAGTCCTGATTTAATGCGGCGTGTTTCAATGAGGGGTTCAATTCAACAAATTAAAGAAATTCCTAAAGATGTGCGTGATGTATTTGTGACTGCGCAAGATATTAACCCTTCATGGCATATTAAAATGCAGGCAGTCCTTCAGAAGCATGTGGATAATGCGATCTCTAAGACCATTAATTTTCCGCGTATTGCTGCTATTAAAGATGTCGAAGAGGCATATATGCTAGCGTGGAAATCAAAGTGTAAAGGTATCACCATTTATCGTGATGGAAGTTATGAAGATCAAGTTATTACGGTGGGAGATGGAAGTTAG